One window from the genome of Maylandia zebra isolate NMK-2024a linkage group LG18, Mzebra_GT3a, whole genome shotgun sequence encodes:
- the sgip1b gene encoding SH3-containing GRB2-like protein 3-interacting protein 1, with product MKRNLSCEEIARPRRSTPIPSPAPETQSDRLSQNTPAFFELPLERKYARYDVVPSDAWGDSRPRSESQLSRSFPTGAPPPLPPKNIPSRSHYGYPSESAADLPNGRAARSSAPIYLNVLSPASYRGSPAPDLDDVFGPMSEDTMSPRWVTFTDDRPPPPDEPAPPPPPDSPPPDTPSSTPSTPCLSPGPPPNEPPPSPPPFSPGSPPRFTPPDSPPSILLGPPPPDEPAPPLPPEFSPSNSPPGCPEEDAIDEEMLQFAEYSSSPAPISPVPPLPAERRSPRAGVTSPLVLGGLGGKRTPEGVNLREDVPDFVGSPRELTPSFRGTPPPLPPTTYRSIMSSPGPYSGSSPSSPARPTTPQSRGSPVPPPPPPRPSSRPKLPPGKPITDLTRPFSPPVSSSPPPFAPLARAESSSSISSITSQSAASTPTLGRDLNLSTTEASQPLVWFDHGRFYLAFEGCSRGPSPLTMGPQDTLPVAAAFTETINAYFKGADPSKCVVKITGEMVLSFPAGITRHFASHPAQPILTFSISNYNRLEQVLPNPQLLCCDSTTDSVDRKEFWVNMPNLISHLKKVAEQKPQATYYNVDMIKYQVSADGIQSTPLNLAVSWRGDGTNIDLRIDYKYNTEALAAPVPLHDINFLVPVDGGIAKLQAMIPPATWNPEQQTIQWKIPSLSHRSENGGVGALLGRFQMIEGPCKPSQLTVQFTSEGSTLSGCDIQLVGTGYRLSLVKKRFAAGKYLADN from the exons ATGAAAAGGAACTTGTCCT GTGAGGAGATCGCTAGACCCAGACGCTCAACCCCGATACCGAGTCCTGCCCCAGAGACGCAAAG TGACAGGCTGTCACAGAACACTCCTGCCTTCTTTGAGCTGCCTTTAGAGAGAAAATATGCCAGATATGACG TGGTACCTTCGGATGCGTGGGGAGATTCTAGACCCCGATCAGAATCACAGCTGAGCAGAAGTTTTCCAACAGGGG CTCCGCCTCCACTCCCTCCAAAAAACATTCCATCGAGAAGTCACTACGGCTATCCTTCAGAATCTGCTG CCGATCTACCCAATGGGAGGGCGGCTCGCAGTTCGGCACCAATCTACCTGAATGTCCTCTCCCCAGCCTCTTACCGAGGCTCCCCTGCCCCCGACCTAGACGATGTCTTTGGACCCATGAGTGAGGACACCATGTCTCCCAGATGGGTTACTTTCACTGATGACAGGCCCCCACCGCCCGATGAACCGGCTCCACCTCCGCCACCCGACTCTCCTCCGCCAGACACACCTTCATCCACCCCTTCCACCCCCTGCCTCTCGCCTGGACCACCTCCAAACGAACCCCCACCTTCACCTCCGCCGTTTTCCCCTGGGTCTCCTCCTCGTTTCACTCCGCCAGACTCGCCTCCCTCCATTCTACTCGGACCTCCTCCGCCAGATGAACCAGCCCCTCCTCTGCCCCCAGAATTCTCCCCCTCTAATTCCCCTCCTGGGTGCCCTGAAGAGGATGCTATTGATGAGGAGATGCTGCAGTTTGCAGAGTACTCTTCCTCCCCTGCCCCCATCAGCCCTGTGCCTCCTCTGCCAGCGGAGCGTAGATCCCCTCGTGCTGGAGTCACGTCTCCACTGGTCCTTGGGGGTTTAGGGGGTAAGAGGACTCCAGAAGGTGTAAACCTGAGAGAAGATGTACCAGACTTTGTGGGTTCCCCCAGAGAGCTGACGCCAAGCTTCAGGGGCACgccacctcctcttcctccaactACCTACAGGTCTATCATGTCTTCCCCGGGACCCTACTCAGGCAGCA GCCCCTCATCTCCAGCTCGTCCTACCACACCTCAGTCTCGAGGCAGCCCAGTccctccgcctcctcctcctcgtccgtCCTCCCGACCAAAGCTGCCCCCGGGGAAACCGATCACAGACCTG ACCCGGCCATTCAGTCCGCCAGTTTCAAGCAGCCCCCCGCCTTTTGCCCCCCTGGCCCGGGCAGAGAGCTCTTCATCAATCTCCTCCATTACCTCACAGAGTGCAGCGTCCACCCCAACTTTAGGAAGGGACCTCAACTTGTCCACCACAG AGGCCTCGCAGCCTCTGGTATGGTTTGACCACGGCAGGTTTTATTTAGCTTTTGAAG GGTGCTCCAGAGGTCCCAGTCCACTCACCATGGGACCCCAAGACACTCTGCCAGTGGCAGCTGCCTTCACAGAAACCATCAATGCCTACTTTAAAGGCGCTGACCCCAGCAA ATGTGTTGTGAAGATCACAGGGGAGATGGTGCTGTCCTTCCCCGCTGGCATAACCAGGCACTTTGCGAGCCACCCAGCTCAACCTATCCTCACTTTTAGCATCAGCAACTACAACCGACTGGAGCAGGTCCTCCCTAATCCACAGCTGCTGTGCTG TGATTCCACTACAGACAGTGTAGACAGAAAGGAGTTCTGGGTAAATATGCCAAACTTGATTAGCCATCTAAAGAAAGTGGCTGAACAGAAGCCTCAGGCGACATACTACAATGTGGATATGATCAAGTATCAG GTCTCAGCAGACGGGATCCAGTCCACTCCTTTGAACCTGGCAGTGAGCTGGCGTGGCGATGGCACCAACATAGACCTTAGAATAGACTACAAATACAACACGGAGGCTCTGGCTGCCCCGGTGCCGCTTCACGACATCAACTTCCTGGTTCCTGTTGATGGAGGCATTGCCAAACTACAGGCCATGATCCCACCTGCCACCTG GAATCCGGAGCAGCAGACAATACAGTGGAAAATCCCAAGCCTGTCTCACAGGTCTGAGAATGGAG GAGTAGGGGCTCTCCTGGGCCGGTTCCAGATGATCGAGGGTCCCTGTAAACCCTCCCAGCTGACAGTCCAGTTCACAAGCGAAGGAAGCACTCTGTCAGGCTGTGACATCCAGCTGGTCGGGACTGGCTACCGGCTATCATTGGTCAAGAAGAGATTTGCTGCAG GGAAATATTTGGCAGATAATTAG
- the dynlt5 gene encoding dynein light chain Tctex-type 5, whose translation MSDKEKQQRKEKRVVKVPSNGRGKDTTGRTKDSISTVSYIDELGHHDDNARLAPTMENTYQMGPYKRFPANAATDILKDVLTSYLQEEKYEVEWSQKMTKTLCEVIRARVKELMIPRYKIVILVHIGQLTGQCMQISSRCLWDTSNDTFASHFFKNSSLFGVASVYAVYFE comes from the exons ATGTCcgataaagaaaaacagcaaaggaAAGAGAAGAGGGTAGTCAAGGTGCCTTCTAACGGGAGAGGCAAAGACACAACTGGCAGGACTAAGGA CTCTATAAGCACTGTGTCATACATTGATGAACTGGGCCACCATGATGACAATGCTCGCCTTGCTCCAACAATGGAGAACACCTACCAGATGG GACCTTACAAACGCTTCCCTGCCAACGCGGCCACAGACATACTTAAAGACGTCCTTACCAGTTACCTCCAAGAGGAGAAATATGAAGTAGAGTGGTCTCAAAAAATGACCAAAACATTGTGCGAG GTAATAAGAGCCCGCGTGAAGGAACTAATGATCCCCAGATACAAAATTGTCATCCTGGTCCACATCGGCCAGCTCACCGGGCAATGCATGCAGATCAGCAGCCGCTGTCTCTGGGACACGTCTAATGACACTTTCGCCTCGCACTTCTTCAAGAACAGTTCTCTGTTTGGCGTGGCGAGTGTTTATGCTGTTTACTTTGAGTGA